Within Sinorhizobium sp. RAC02, the genomic segment TCGCCATGGCCGTGGTCAATGACCGGCTCAATGCCATCGGCAACGGCGAGGCGATCCGCACCGTCACCGTGACGCCCTATGCGACCGGTAACCTGACGGACGTGCTGGTCAAATCCGGCGACCGGGTGGAGCAGGGGCAGGTCATCGCTCGTCTCGACAGCGACGAACAGCGCATCGCCGCCGACCAGGCGCGCGTGGCGCGTGAAAGCGCTGACCAGAAGCTCAAGCGTATCCAGAACCTCAAGTCCTCCATGAGTGTCGCGGAGTTGCAGGATGCCGAAACCGCGCTGAAGGCGGCTGAACTTGTGCTGCAGAATGCCGAACTGACGCTGCGCCGGCGCGATATCATTGCACCCTATGGCGGCGTGGTCGGCATTATCTCGGTCAATTCCGGCGATTATGTTACGACGTCGAGCCCGATTGCCGTCATTGATGACCGTTCGGAAATCCTCGTCGATTTCTGGGTGCCGGAGCGTTTTGCAACGAGCGTGCGTGTCGGCGGCGATATCACCGCGACGGCCGTGGCTCGGCCGGGCGAAACCTTCTCGGGCGAGGTGCAGGCGATCGACAACCGCATCGACCAGGAAAGCCGCACCCTCCGTGTGCGCGCCCGCATCGACAATCCCGAGGATGTGCTGCGCGCCGGGATGTCCTTCCAGGTCAACATGCTCTTCGCCGGCGATTTTTATCCGAGCGTCGATCCGCTCTCAGTGCAGTGGAGTTCGGATGGTTCCTACATATGGCGGGTAGCCGGCGAGAAGGTCGAGCGCGTGCCGGTCCATATCGTCCAGCGCAATCCCGACAAGGTTTTGGTGAAGGCAGCACTTGCCGAGGGTGATCAGGTCGTCACCGAAGGCGTGCAGACGCTGCGTCCCGGCGGCGCGGTGCGCACCGCCGAGCAGGACCGCCAGGCAACGTCCTCCGTGGCGGAGGGCTCGTAATGTCGGGGGACGCGAACGGGCTCGATACGTCCGGCAAGGCGGGGTTTACCGCACTCTTCATCCGTCGGCCGATTTTCGCGCTTGTGCTGAACACGTTGATCGTCGTCGCCGGCCTTGCCGCCTTCAACGGCGTGGAAATTCGCGAACTTCCCTCCGTCGATCAGCCGGTGATCAGCGTGTCCACCGAGTTCGAGGGCGCCTCGCCCGAGACGGTCGATCGCGAGTTGACGGACGTTGTCGAGGGTGCCGTCTCGCGCGTGCAAGGCATCAAGGACATTTCCTCGCAGTCGTCCTTCGGCCGCAGCCGCGTTACCCTGCAATTTTCCGATACGACTGACGTCAACCAGGCGGCGAATGACGTGCGCGATGCGCTCGGCCGCGTATCGAACCAGCTTCCGGACGGCGCCGAGGAGCCGCGCGTCGTCAAGGCGGATGCCGACAGCCAGCCGATCATGCGTCTCGCACTGACCTCCGATACCCAGTCGCTGGAAGACCTGACGCTGCTTGCCGAAAACGAGATCACCGACAGGCTCGCCTCCGTCGAGGGTGTCGCGGATGTCGTCGTCTATGGCGACCAGGAGAAGATTTTTCGCGTCGACGTCGACCAGTCGAAGTTGGCGGCGCGCGGCATTACAGTGGCGGACCTGCGCAATGCGCTGGCGACCGCCTCCTTCGACGTGCCCGCCGGCTCACTGAAGAGCCAGAGCCAGGATATCACTGTGCGGGCGACGGCAGACCTCACCAAGCCGGCCGACTTCGAAAACCTGATGATCAAGAACCGGGTGCGCCTCGGCGATATCGCGATGGTGACGCTGGGGCCGGACGAGGGCTCGACCGCGCTGCGTTCCAATGGGCGACAGGGCATCGGGCTCGGCATCATCCGTCAGGCGCAATCGAATACGCTGGATATTTCCACCGGCGTGAAGCAGATGGTGGCGCAGTTCGGCACCATCCTGCCGGAAGGCACCGAGATCAAGATCACCAGCGACGACGCCGTCTTCATCGAAGGCGCAATCCACGAAGTGGAGATCGCGCTGGTCGTCGCAGTGCTGATCGTGACGCTCGTCATCTACCTCTTCCTGCTCGACTGGCGGGCGACGCTGATCCCGACGATCAGCATGCCGATCGCGCTGATCGGTACGATCGCGGCGATCTACATGGCCGGCTTCTCCGTCAACATCCTGACGCTGCTGGCCATCGTCCTGGCGACCGGCCTTGTGGTGGACGACGCCATCGTGGTGCTGGAAAACATCGTGCGCCGGCGGGCGGAGGGGTTGAAGCCGCGCGCGGCGGCGATCCTCGGCACGCTGGAAGTGTTCTTTGCCGTGATTGCGACGACGGCGACACTGGCAGCCGTCTTTATTCCGCTCTCCTTCCTTCCGGGCCAGGCGGGACGGCTCTTCCGCGAGTTTGGCTTCGTGCTGGCTTTCGCCATTCTGCTGTCCTCGTTCGTGGCGCTGACATTGTGCCCGATGCTTGCCTCCCGCATGCTGACGAAGGACATGACGCACGAGCACACGGGCGTGCTTGCCCGCATCGGCGGCGCGGCCTCGCGCTTCTATCGCTCGACGCTGAGCGCTTGCCTCGGTGCGCCCTTCATCGTCTTCATCGTGGCGCTGCTCTTCACCGCGGCTGGCGCGACCTCCTTCTTCACCATCAAGTCCGAGCTGACGCCGAGCGAGGACCGGTCCATGGTGATGCTGCGCGTGAATGCGCCGCAGGGCGTGTCGCTCGAATACGCACAGGACCAGATGAAGCTGATCGAGAACAAGCTTCGTCCGCTCTACGACAGCGGGGAGATCGTCAACATCTTCTCGATTTCCGGGCAGGGTGGGTCTTCGAACAGCGGCTTCATGGTGCTGACGCTGGCACCCTGGAGCGAGCGCGAGCGCGCGCAGCAGCAGATCGTGCAGGATATCAACCAGGCGGTCGCGACAGTGCCTTCGGTGCGCACCTTCGCCATGCAGCCGAACAGTCTCGGCATCCGCGGCGCCGGCAACGGCCTCCAGGTCGCGCTCGTCGGCAACGACTATACCAAGCTCGGCAACGCCGCGGCCGAACTCGTGCGCAAGATCGAGGACAGCGGTCGCTTCCAGAACGTGCGCCTGAACTATGAGGCCAACCAGGCACAGCTCTCGGTGACGATCGACCGCGAACGTGCCGCCGACCTCGGCATCGACATTACCGGCCTGTCCACGGCCTTGCAGGCGATGCTGGAAGGCACGAGCGTCGTCGATATCTATGTCGAGGGGCAGGCCTATCCCGTCAAACTCTCCTCGACGACCCAGCCGATCAACGATCCGATGGATCTCGAAAACATCTTCCTGAAGACCGGCGATGGCAAGATCGTACCGATGTCCTCGATCGCCTCGCTGGAAGAGAAGGCCGTCGCGCCGCAGCTTTCGCGCGAGCAGCAATTGCGCGCCGTTTCGCTCTCGGCCGGTCTCAAGGATGGCCTTGCACTCGGCGATGCGCTTGCGATGGTGCAGGAGATGGCCGAGCCGCTGCTGCCGGAAGGCTCGCGCCTGATGCCGATGGCGGAAGCGGCGACGCTGCAGGAGAATTCGAGCGGCCTTGCCGTCACCTTCGGCTTCGCCCTCATCATCATCTTCCTCGTGCTGGCCGCGCAGTTCGAGAGCTTCGTCAGCGCCATCATCATCATGGTGACGGTGCCGCTCGGGCTTGCCTGCGCCGTCTTCGCAATGATCCTGACGGGCACGACGCTCAACATCTACAGCCAGATCGGGCTCGTCCTGCTCGTCGGCATCATGGCTAAGAACGGCATCCTGATCGTCGAATTTGCCAACCAGCTGCGCGACCGCGGACAGGATATCCGCAGTGCCATCGAAAACGCCTCGAACATCCGCCTGCGCCCGGTCATGATGACGATGATCGCCACCGTCGTCGGTGCCGTGCCGCTGGTGCTGGCAAGCGGCGCGGGTGCGGAGGCGCGTGTCTCGCTCGGCTGGGTGCTCGTCGGTGGCCTTGGCCTTGCGACGGTCGTCACGCTCTACCTGACACCCGTCGCCTATCTGGTGATCGCCCGCTTTACCAGCCCGCACGCCGACGAGGAACGGCGCCTTGCCGCCGAGTTGCAGCACGCCGAGACCCTTTCCAAGGGCGGCGACGGCGCCCTGCCGCAACCGGCGGAGTGACGGCCGGACAGTCGCGGCCGGAAATGCTGATGAGGATCGGATATTGCTGCTGGACAGCCGGGCGCCAATTTGCTGAGTAAACCCCACAGGCAGTGAGGGTATGACGATGGCATTGGCGGATATCAGGAGTGGCACGCGCAACGAGCAGGGCATTGCCGAGATATTGCCGCGTCTTGCCGAGCGTTTCGGCCAACGTTTCCAGACCGGCGAAGCGATCCGCGCCCAGCATGCGCACACCACGACCTATATCCCCGCCCAGCTTCCCGATGGTGTCGTGTTCGTCGAGACTGCCGAAGAGGTGAAGGCGATCGTCAGTCTCTGCGCGGAACTAAAGGTGCCGGTCATACCCTTCGGCACCGGCTCCTCGCTGGAGGGGCAGGTGAATGCGCCGCACGGCGGAATCTCCATCGATTTCAGCAATATGAAGCGCGTGCTGGAGGTGAACGCCGAGGATCTCGATTGCACGGTCGAGCCGGGCATCACCCGCGAGGAGCTGAATACCTATCTGCGCGATACCGGCCTGTTCTTCCCGATCGATCCGGGCGCCAATGCCTCGCTCGGCGGCATGACCTCGACACGGGCCTCCGGCACGAATGCCGTTCGCTACGGCACGATGAAGGACAACGTGCTGGCCGTGACCGCCGTGACGGCAACCGGCGAGGAAATCCGCACCGCCCGCCGTGCGCGAAAGTCGTCGGCGGGGTATGACCTGACACGCCTCTTCGTCGGTGCCGAGGGCACGCTCGGCGTCTTGACCTCTATCACGCTACGCCTCCAGGGCATTCCGTCTGTCATCGCTGGCGGCATTTGCGGCTTTCCGACCTTGAAGGACGCCTGCGATGCCGTGATCATGACGATCCAGCTCGGCATCCCCGTCGCGCGGATCGAGCTGGTCAACACCCTGCAGATCAAGGCCTGCAACGCCTATTCGGGCCTCACGCTGCCGGAGCAACCGACGTTGTTCGTGGAATTCCACGGCAATGAGGACAGTGTTCGCCTGCAGTCTGAGGAATTCGGCGCGATTGCCGGGGAATGCGGCGGTGGCGAATTTCAGTGGACTTCGGATGCCGAGGAGCGCGCGAAGCTCTGGAAGGCGCGGCACAATGTCTATTGGGCGGCCAAGGCGCTTCGGCCGGGTTACTCCGTCATCGCGACCGATGTCTGCGTGCCGATCTCCAGGCTCGCCGACTGCGTGGCGCAAACCGAGGCCGATATCGAGGAACATGGCCTGCTGGCGCCGATCGTCGGGCATGCGGGCGACGGCAACTTCCATGTCAGCCTCGTCTTCGATGACAAGGACCCCACCCATGTGGCCCAGGTCGAGGCCTTTGTCGGCCGGCTCAATGCCCGTGCGCTTGCCATGGACGGCACCTGCACCGGCGAACATGGTATAGGGCAGGGCAAACAATCCTTCCTGCCGGGCGAGCTTGGCGGCTCGGTTCTGCTCATGCAGCAGATCAAGCAGGCGCTCGATCCGGACAACATTCTGAACCCGGGCAAGATTTTTTCGACCCTCTAGCGGACGTTCGCGTTATCCTGACGGAACGAAACGGAATTCAAGGCAGGCTGCGTGCTTTCTAGGATCATGCTCTTCGTTGGCGGCTTGGTGGTCGTGGCGCTCTTTGCGGCGCTGCTTGCACCGCTTTTCGTCGACTGGACCAGCTTTCGGCAGGATTTCGAGCGCGAGGCGAGCCGCATCATGGGACGCCCCGTCACCGTGCACGGCAGCGTCGATGCGCGGCTCATCCCGTTTCCCTCGGTGACACTCAACGACGTGCGCGTCGGCGCGCCGGAAGAGGGCAAGCCGCTGGTCGAAATCGCGCGCTTTTCCATGGATGCGGAACTGGCGCCGTTTTTGTCCGGCGAGGCACTGATCTTCGACATGCGCATCGAAGGCCCCAAGGCGCGTATCAAACTCTTCCAGGACGGCACGCTCGACTGGGCGCGTGGTCGGAAATCCGATATTCCGGCCCGCACCGTCATCCTCGAAAATGTCGAGATCAGCGGCGGCGAGATCGAGTTCGTCGACGAACAGACCGGCCGCACGCGCCATGTCACCGGGCTTGATGCGCAGATTTCGGCCAAGTCGCTGGGCGGCCCGTGGCGCATCGATGGCCGAGCGGCGCTCGATGGCGAGAGCGGCGCGTTCCAGCTTTCGAGCGGGCAACTGGAGAACGGTGCCCTCTCGATGCGCGCCCGCGTGGTGCCCGACCGGCTTTCCTTCACCGCCGATCTCGACGGCGCGCTGAGGGTTGTCGATTTCCGCCCGCTCTATGACGGCGCCTTCACCCTGTCGGAAAAGCCGCGGCCGAAGGGCGAGGGGGCGCCTGAGCCGATCCGCGTCGCCGGCAAGTTCGAGCTCTCCAACGAACGCATCCGCATCCCCGAATACCGTCTGGAAGCCGGGCCGCGGGACGACCCCTATGTCGTCACCGGCGAGGCGACCCTTGATACCGGCCGCGCGCCGGAATTCCTGCTGATCGCCGATGGCCAGCAGATCGATGTCAGCCGCATCGGCAACAGCGGCGAGGCGGGCAAGACTGGCCGCAATCCGCAGGTCACCGTCCGCCAACGGCTTCAGGCGCTGCTCGCCATTGCCGCCGATATCCCGATCCCGCAGGTGCCGGGCCGCGCGAGCCTCTTCCTGCCCGCCGTGGTGGTGGGCGATACGACGGTGCGCGAAGTGCGTCTCGACGTGAAGCCGGACGGCGACGGCTGGAAAATCGACCGGGCGGATGCGCTTCTGCCCGGGCGCACCGCGCTTGAAGCAAAAGGGCGGCTGATGCTGCGGGAAAACCGCGGCTTCGTCGGCGATCTCCTGGTTGCCTCCAATCAGCCATCGGGACTTGCGACCTGGCTTGCCGGTTCCGTCGATCCTGAAATTCGCAAGCTGAAGACGGCCGGTTTCTCCGCCCAGGTGAACCTGACGGATGAGTTGCAGCGGTTTGAAAATCTCGAAATCGCGATTGGCGAGGCCTCGCTGCTGGGCCGACTGGAACGGGAATCCCGCGCGGACGCGTCGCCCACCCTGTCGCTCCAACTGCACGGCAACGAAGTCGAACTGGAATCCCTTCAGGCCCTGGTCGGCCTCGTCGCGGGCGATGCATCCGTTTCGACAGTGCTGGAGCACTCGATCGCGCTCGACATCAAGGCAGATCGTTTCAACGCCTTTGGTGAGGCCGCCTCGGGCGTCAATGCCGCCCTTACCGTCAAGGATGGCCTGCTGACGCTGAACCGGCTCATGGTCGCCTCGCTGGAGGGAGTGGAGCTTTCGGCAAGCGGTACGCTCGGGGGCACGCTTCTCGCGCCAAGCGCCGGGCTCGACATGACGGTGAAGGCGGCTGTGATGCGTCCGGTCGCGGACCTTCTGTCGCGGCATCTCCCGGCACATCCCGTGCTCAGCCGCTTTGTCGCCAATGCCGGCTACTACGACAATGCCGATCTCACGGTCCGGGCCGCCGTTTCCGGCGAAGACGGAGGCCCGGCGACCGTCACGGTGAATGGCCCCGTCAACGAGGGCCGCGTTGAACTGAAACTGTCGGCTGCGACGCTTGCCGATCTGCTGCGCGGCCGCAATTTCGAGCTGGACGGCAGCATCTTCAATCCGCAGTCCGTCGTGCTGGCCGGGCAAATCGGGCTCGATCCGCTGCCGTTCGATGCCGATCCGGATGCCAGCGTGACATTCCGGGCCGCGCAACCGGAAGCGGGGCCGGCTGATGTTTCGGCCGCCTTCAATGCCGGCAACACTTCGATTTCGGCGAAGGGCAAGGCGGCCCTGTCGGCGGAAAGTTTCCTGAGTGGTTCGCTGGCTCTTTCCGCCAAGAGCGATGATATCGAACCCTACCTGATGATGAACGCGATCGCCCTGCCGCAGGTGGGGGCTGGCCTGCCGCTGACCTTGCAGGCTGCCGTGGCCACCAGCGCCGAGGCCATCGCGATCAGCGATATTGTCGGCGAGGCCGACCGCAATGCCTTTTCGGGCGCGCTGACACTCGACCGAACCGCGGCGATGCTGAAAGGCACGGGCACGCTGCGCTTCGATACGGTCGACTTTCCGTTTCTCGCCGAAGCGGTGGCAGGTCCGGTGACGGATATGGTCGAGGGCGGCTTGAATCCTGCACCGCTTGTGCAGCCGCTCCAGGATACTGCGGACATGTCCATTGCCCTGGAGGCAGGATCCTTCTGGCCGGGCCTTTATGGCGCAGTGGGAGGTTTCAAGAGTAATCTCATCTGGAAGGGCGGTGAACTGACGCTGACCGACATGGCCGGTGACTGGCTGGGCGGAAAATTGTCCGGCCGGATCAAGGTCGCCAATGCGGAGGAAAACGGGCTGTTCGAGGCACGCGCCACGCTTTCCGGTGCCGATCTTTCGAAAATCGTCTGGGCCGGGCCGAAAGGCACGGTTGCCACGGGCAAGGCAGATGTGACGCTTGCCGTCGACGCATCCGGCAAGAGTGTGCGCGCCATGGTCGAAGGTGCGAGCGGTTCGGGCGAGGTGCAGGTCTCCGATCTTGTTGTGAACGGGCTGGATACCGGCGCGCTGCCCGCACTCCTGGCGGAAGCGGATCGCCTCGACGGCGATATCACGGCGGAGCGCGTGGCGGCTTTCGCATCCGATGTGATTTTGAAGGGCGAGGCGGCTTTGGGCGCGGTGCGCATTCCCTTTGCGCTTGCGGGCGGCAAGCTGCGCGTCCAGAGCGTAACCGGAGAGGATAGCCGCGCAGCGCTTGTCGGCGATGCGGATATCGATCTTGCCAATGATACGATGGTCGGAAAGCTGGCGGTCACCTACAAGGCCGGCGACGAGGCTCTTGCCGGCGCCGATCCCGAGGTC encodes:
- a CDS encoding efflux RND transporter periplasmic adaptor subunit; this encodes MRVWKQLLISLGVISAGVLLWGRFVPGANDMLEAAGLPSTLVAAIAPASEGQADGGQQGGRRGGFGGGPVLVATKPVAMAVVNDRLNAIGNGEAIRTVTVTPYATGNLTDVLVKSGDRVEQGQVIARLDSDEQRIAADQARVARESADQKLKRIQNLKSSMSVAELQDAETALKAAELVLQNAELTLRRRDIIAPYGGVVGIISVNSGDYVTTSSPIAVIDDRSEILVDFWVPERFATSVRVGGDITATAVARPGETFSGEVQAIDNRIDQESRTLRVRARIDNPEDVLRAGMSFQVNMLFAGDFYPSVDPLSVQWSSDGSYIWRVAGEKVERVPVHIVQRNPDKVLVKAALAEGDQVVTEGVQTLRPGGAVRTAEQDRQATSSVAEGS
- a CDS encoding efflux RND transporter permease subunit; translation: MSGDANGLDTSGKAGFTALFIRRPIFALVLNTLIVVAGLAAFNGVEIRELPSVDQPVISVSTEFEGASPETVDRELTDVVEGAVSRVQGIKDISSQSSFGRSRVTLQFSDTTDVNQAANDVRDALGRVSNQLPDGAEEPRVVKADADSQPIMRLALTSDTQSLEDLTLLAENEITDRLASVEGVADVVVYGDQEKIFRVDVDQSKLAARGITVADLRNALATASFDVPAGSLKSQSQDITVRATADLTKPADFENLMIKNRVRLGDIAMVTLGPDEGSTALRSNGRQGIGLGIIRQAQSNTLDISTGVKQMVAQFGTILPEGTEIKITSDDAVFIEGAIHEVEIALVVAVLIVTLVIYLFLLDWRATLIPTISMPIALIGTIAAIYMAGFSVNILTLLAIVLATGLVVDDAIVVLENIVRRRAEGLKPRAAAILGTLEVFFAVIATTATLAAVFIPLSFLPGQAGRLFREFGFVLAFAILLSSFVALTLCPMLASRMLTKDMTHEHTGVLARIGGAASRFYRSTLSACLGAPFIVFIVALLFTAAGATSFFTIKSELTPSEDRSMVMLRVNAPQGVSLEYAQDQMKLIENKLRPLYDSGEIVNIFSISGQGGSSNSGFMVLTLAPWSERERAQQQIVQDINQAVATVPSVRTFAMQPNSLGIRGAGNGLQVALVGNDYTKLGNAAAELVRKIEDSGRFQNVRLNYEANQAQLSVTIDRERAADLGIDITGLSTALQAMLEGTSVVDIYVEGQAYPVKLSSTTQPINDPMDLENIFLKTGDGKIVPMSSIASLEEKAVAPQLSREQQLRAVSLSAGLKDGLALGDALAMVQEMAEPLLPEGSRLMPMAEAATLQENSSGLAVTFGFALIIIFLVLAAQFESFVSAIIIMVTVPLGLACAVFAMILTGTTLNIYSQIGLVLLVGIMAKNGILIVEFANQLRDRGQDIRSAIENASNIRLRPVMMTMIATVVGAVPLVLASGAGAEARVSLGWVLVGGLGLATVVTLYLTPVAYLVIARFTSPHADEERRLAAELQHAETLSKGGDGALPQPAE
- a CDS encoding FAD-linked oxidase C-terminal domain-containing protein, which gives rise to MALADIRSGTRNEQGIAEILPRLAERFGQRFQTGEAIRAQHAHTTTYIPAQLPDGVVFVETAEEVKAIVSLCAELKVPVIPFGTGSSLEGQVNAPHGGISIDFSNMKRVLEVNAEDLDCTVEPGITREELNTYLRDTGLFFPIDPGANASLGGMTSTRASGTNAVRYGTMKDNVLAVTAVTATGEEIRTARRARKSSAGYDLTRLFVGAEGTLGVLTSITLRLQGIPSVIAGGICGFPTLKDACDAVIMTIQLGIPVARIELVNTLQIKACNAYSGLTLPEQPTLFVEFHGNEDSVRLQSEEFGAIAGECGGGEFQWTSDAEERAKLWKARHNVYWAAKALRPGYSVIATDVCVPISRLADCVAQTEADIEEHGLLAPIVGHAGDGNFHVSLVFDDKDPTHVAQVEAFVGRLNARALAMDGTCTGEHGIGQGKQSFLPGELGGSVLLMQQIKQALDPDNILNPGKIFSTL
- a CDS encoding AsmA family protein, whose product is MLSRIMLFVGGLVVVALFAALLAPLFVDWTSFRQDFEREASRIMGRPVTVHGSVDARLIPFPSVTLNDVRVGAPEEGKPLVEIARFSMDAELAPFLSGEALIFDMRIEGPKARIKLFQDGTLDWARGRKSDIPARTVILENVEISGGEIEFVDEQTGRTRHVTGLDAQISAKSLGGPWRIDGRAALDGESGAFQLSSGQLENGALSMRARVVPDRLSFTADLDGALRVVDFRPLYDGAFTLSEKPRPKGEGAPEPIRVAGKFELSNERIRIPEYRLEAGPRDDPYVVTGEATLDTGRAPEFLLIADGQQIDVSRIGNSGEAGKTGRNPQVTVRQRLQALLAIAADIPIPQVPGRASLFLPAVVVGDTTVREVRLDVKPDGDGWKIDRADALLPGRTALEAKGRLMLRENRGFVGDLLVASNQPSGLATWLAGSVDPEIRKLKTAGFSAQVNLTDELQRFENLEIAIGEASLLGRLERESRADASPTLSLQLHGNEVELESLQALVGLVAGDASVSTVLEHSIALDIKADRFNAFGEAASGVNAALTVKDGLLTLNRLMVASLEGVELSASGTLGGTLLAPSAGLDMTVKAAVMRPVADLLSRHLPAHPVLSRFVANAGYYDNADLTVRAAVSGEDGGPATVTVNGPVNEGRVELKLSAATLADLLRGRNFELDGSIFNPQSVVLAGQIGLDPLPFDADPDASVTFRAAQPEAGPADVSAAFNAGNTSISAKGKAALSAESFLSGSLALSAKSDDIEPYLMMNAIALPQVGAGLPLTLQAAVATSAEAIAISDIVGEADRNAFSGALTLDRTAAMLKGTGTLRFDTVDFPFLAEAVAGPVTDMVEGGLNPAPLVQPLQDTADMSIALEAGSFWPGLYGAVGGFKSNLIWKGGELTLTDMAGDWLGGKLSGRIKVANAEENGLFEARATLSGADLSKIVWAGPKGTVATGKADVTLAVDASGKSVRAMVEGASGSGEVQVSDLVVNGLDTGALPALLAEADRLDGDITAERVAAFASDVILKGEAALGAVRIPFALAGGKLRVQSVTGEDSRAALVGDADIDLANDTMVGKLAVTYKAGDEALAGADPEVALSYRGLIEAPGVELDVQPLANYLSLRRFETERRRVETLQANVLEKQRLRREAALYRSRTEARAALAEAMRLQTEEEERRRVEARKRADEERTTRAAAEEAERTRRKAADDARLLLEAQEQARRLAEQRAAEEAKRAEDEATRRRLPVSPEDGVERGGELSPLDSGQNLNFDSLPGVN